A stretch of the Haloplanus aerogenes genome encodes the following:
- a CDS encoding thiamine-phosphate synthase family protein, giving the protein MTVQLPSEIVVERFLPTARSMLAAALAERGFAQREIASRLGVSQAAVSQYLAGERRGEERFAEHPRMQATIERIAEGFDAGTMDDYEALAELLELVRAFEDRGPICAIHEEEMPALEGMGCDLCVRGRDRAVQAEREVLSNVRRAVRQFANADIADHVPNVGTNVAMALPEATDETDVAAVPGRIHAMRGGINVPANPEFGASHHVATTLLAANVADPTVRGAVNLATSDALLAAVPDDADAVAFDAEYEDRRRRLDALFDDGVPRVVYHEGAFGIEPIAYVLGTSAVDAVEWATRLVDRIA; this is encoded by the coding sequence GTGACAGTGCAGTTACCGAGCGAGATCGTCGTCGAGCGCTTCCTCCCGACGGCGCGGTCGATGTTGGCGGCGGCGCTAGCGGAGCGTGGGTTCGCACAGCGAGAGATCGCGAGCCGACTCGGCGTATCGCAGGCGGCAGTGAGCCAGTATCTCGCCGGTGAGCGCCGGGGTGAGGAGCGCTTCGCGGAGCATCCGCGGATGCAGGCGACGATCGAACGGATCGCCGAAGGGTTCGACGCCGGCACGATGGACGATTACGAAGCGCTGGCGGAACTCTTGGAACTCGTCCGGGCGTTCGAGGATCGGGGCCCGATCTGTGCGATCCACGAGGAGGAGATGCCGGCGCTAGAGGGGATGGGCTGTGACCTGTGCGTGCGCGGGCGCGACCGGGCCGTGCAGGCCGAACGCGAAGTGCTGTCGAACGTCCGCCGCGCCGTCCGACAGTTCGCGAACGCGGACATCGCAGACCACGTCCCGAACGTCGGGACGAACGTGGCGATGGCGCTCCCGGAGGCGACCGACGAGACGGACGTGGCCGCCGTCCCCGGCCGCATCCACGCGATGCGGGGCGGGATCAACGTCCCCGCGAACCCGGAGTTCGGCGCCTCACACCACGTGGCGACGACGCTGCTAGCGGCCAATGTCGCCGATCCGACCGTCAGGGGCGCGGTCAATCTCGCGACGAGCGACGCCCTCCTCGCGGCCGTCCCGGACGACGCCGACGCCGTCGCGTTCGACGCCGAGTACGAGGACCGGCGACGACGCCTCGACGCCCTGTTCGACGACGGTGTCCCCCGCGTCGTCTACCACGAGGGTGCGTTCGGTATCGAACCGATCGCCTACGTCCTCGGGACGAGTGCCGTCGACGCCGTCGAGTGGGCGACCCGTCTCGTCGACCGGATCGCCTGA
- a CDS encoding cupin domain-containing protein, whose product MQPVSFDEAETYEPDEGWRRVSLAGSDRFTFEWFEKPPGHSSPMHDHENEQVCLVLQGEMTVYTEDDEVTLGPYDSVHLESWEAHRVENTGDERAVGLDVFAPGRSFDFWTDRE is encoded by the coding sequence ATGCAACCCGTCTCCTTCGACGAGGCAGAGACGTACGAACCGGACGAGGGCTGGCGCCGCGTGTCGCTGGCCGGTAGCGACCGCTTCACGTTCGAGTGGTTCGAGAAGCCGCCGGGCCACTCCTCGCCGATGCACGACCACGAAAACGAACAGGTCTGTCTGGTCCTGCAGGGTGAGATGACCGTCTACACCGAGGACGACGAGGTGACCCTCGGCCCGTACGACTCCGTCCATCTGGAGTCGTGGGAGGCCCACCGCGTCGAGAACACGGGCGACGAACGCGCCGTCGGCCTCGACGTGTTTGCACCGGGTCGCTCGTTCGACTTCTGGACCGACCGGGAGTAG
- a CDS encoding threonine synthase, producing MTARLRCYRCNETYHPPEQRCVCGEPLWFDVGDGFAPDPDAPGLWRFRDLLPVDDPGGLAHAAGGTPLVRTSRLDDYAGCRVHVKDEGEHPTGSFKDRGTAVGVAAALDRDRPAVGTVSHGNMAMSVAAYAAAADLDCVVLVPADIPPERLRIIAQYDPHVLRIDGDYGRLYDESLAVGAETGVTFLNSDSPLRVAGQKTTTLEVLSAFRPEAPDAIVMPVSSGGHASGAWKAIRDLAACDALPATPKLCFVQSAACDPIAAAFRAGDDAVSPTTPGDTIAYSIANPDPPSGTRALAAARATDGAVVSVTDDEIRDARARLARDAGLCVETASATSLAGARRLAADGVLAPDDRVVLVATGSGFKEASAAASDADPPTVPLADLQGAVAGRL from the coding sequence GTGACTGCCCGTTTGCGCTGTTATCGCTGTAACGAGACGTATCACCCGCCCGAACAGCGCTGTGTCTGTGGCGAACCGCTCTGGTTCGACGTCGGGGATGGGTTCGCTCCCGACCCCGATGCCCCCGGACTCTGGCGGTTCCGCGACCTGTTGCCTGTCGACGACCCCGGCGGCCTCGCGCACGCCGCGGGCGGGACGCCACTCGTTCGTACTTCCCGCCTCGACGACTACGCCGGGTGTCGCGTCCACGTCAAGGACGAGGGCGAACACCCGACGGGGAGTTTCAAGGACCGCGGGACTGCCGTCGGCGTCGCCGCCGCCCTCGACCGGGACCGCCCCGCCGTCGGCACCGTCTCCCACGGCAACATGGCGATGAGCGTGGCGGCCTACGCCGCCGCGGCCGACCTCGACTGTGTGGTCCTCGTCCCCGCCGACATCCCGCCCGAACGCCTGCGGATCATCGCCCAGTACGACCCGCACGTCCTCCGGATCGACGGCGACTACGGCCGCCTCTACGACGAGTCGCTCGCCGTCGGCGCCGAGACTGGCGTCACCTTCCTCAACTCCGACTCGCCCCTCCGGGTCGCGGGTCAGAAGACGACGACGCTGGAAGTGCTGTCGGCGTTCCGCCCCGAGGCGCCGGACGCCATCGTGATGCCCGTCAGTAGCGGGGGACACGCCAGCGGCGCGTGGAAGGCGATCCGTGATCTGGCGGCCTGCGACGCCCTCCCCGCGACGCCGAAACTGTGTTTCGTCCAGTCGGCGGCCTGCGACCCGATCGCGGCCGCCTTCCGCGCCGGCGACGACGCCGTCTCCCCGACGACGCCCGGCGACACCATCGCCTACTCCATCGCCAACCCGGACCCGCCGAGCGGGACGCGTGCGCTCGCGGCGGCGCGAGCGACCGACGGCGCCGTCGTCTCGGTCACCGACGACGAGATTCGTGACGCGCGGGCGCGACTCGCGCGCGACGCCGGCCTCTGTGTCGAGACGGCGTCGGCCACGTCGCTCGCGGGGGCGCGTCGACTCGCCGCCGACGGCGTCCTCGCCCCGGACGACCGGGTCGTCCTCGTCGCCACCGGGTCGGGGTTCAAAGAGGCGTCGGCCGCCGCTTCCGATGCCGATCCGCCGACGGTCCCGCTCGCGGACCTGCAGGGTGCGGTCGCTGGGCGGCTGTAG
- a CDS encoding tripartite tricarboxylate transporter permease: MAATGALVEAVGIAFSWPTVGLMLLGLLLGIFFGSLPGIGSSLGMAIILPLTLPLEGISAIILLVSIYSGAMYGGSIAAILINVPGTAAAAATTFDGYPMSKQGMAKNALAMSAVASSIGGLFTIIALFLISPVLVEIVLLFGSPEYFLVALLGLSMITIVSQGSMVKGLVAGMFGLLLTTIGIAPIEPTLRYTFGWFAIRNGLSYVAALIGLFAITEMLILARDQTKIADADISISGSLRQGIKETFNHPITVIKSSFIGMAIGAIPGSGASVSNFLAYGEAMRVSKNSEEFGKGRPEGVIASEASNNGTVGGSLIPTLSFGIPGSGSTAVLLGGLIMHGLIPGPDLFTSQLPQTYSMFVALLVGNIVILVLGLTVITKLSYVTQIDTNYIIPIILVLATLGALALRNNWVDVMTILALGFIGYYMRQYNYSMVAFVLGIVLGPIAEQNLLRSLQLSGGSLMIFVNEPLPLMLVVAIVVILVGPFVGPRIRRAVSS; encoded by the coding sequence ATGGCGGCCACCGGCGCACTCGTCGAGGCCGTCGGCATCGCGTTTAGCTGGCCGACGGTTGGGCTGATGCTTCTCGGCCTCCTCCTCGGCATCTTCTTCGGCTCGTTGCCGGGCATCGGCTCCTCGCTGGGGATGGCGATCATCCTCCCGCTGACGCTCCCGTTGGAGGGGATCAGCGCCATCATCCTCCTCGTGAGCATCTACAGCGGCGCGATGTACGGTGGGAGCATCGCAGCCATCCTCATCAACGTCCCCGGTACTGCGGCGGCGGCGGCGACGACGTTCGACGGCTACCCGATGTCGAAACAGGGGATGGCGAAAAACGCGCTGGCGATGTCGGCGGTGGCCTCCTCCATCGGCGGTCTCTTCACCATCATCGCGCTCTTTCTCATCTCGCCCGTCCTCGTCGAGATCGTCCTCCTTTTCGGCTCGCCGGAGTACTTCCTCGTGGCCTTGCTCGGCCTGTCGATGATCACCATCGTCTCGCAGGGCTCGATGGTGAAAGGCCTCGTCGCCGGGATGTTCGGCCTCCTGTTGACGACCATCGGCATCGCACCCATCGAACCCACCCTGCGCTACACGTTCGGCTGGTTCGCCATCCGGAACGGCCTGTCCTACGTCGCGGCGCTGATCGGCCTCTTCGCCATCACGGAGATGTTGATTCTCGCTCGCGACCAGACGAAAATCGCGGACGCCGACATCTCGATCAGCGGCAGCCTCCGGCAGGGGATCAAAGAGACCTTCAACCACCCGATCACCGTCATCAAATCCTCCTTTATCGGTATGGCCATCGGCGCGATTCCGGGGTCGGGCGCCTCGGTGTCCAACTTCCTCGCGTACGGGGAGGCGATGCGCGTCTCGAAGAACTCCGAGGAGTTCGGCAAGGGGCGCCCGGAAGGCGTCATCGCCTCCGAGGCGTCGAACAACGGCACCGTCGGTGGCTCGCTCATCCCGACGCTCTCCTTTGGCATCCCCGGCAGTGGCTCCACGGCCGTCCTGCTCGGCGGCCTCATCATGCACGGTCTCATTCCCGGCCCCGACCTCTTCACGTCACAGCTTCCCCAGACCTACAGCATGTTCGTCGCCCTGCTGGTCGGCAACATCGTCATCCTCGTCCTCGGGTTGACGGTCATCACGAAGCTCAGCTACGTGACACAGATCGACACCAACTACATCATCCCGATCATCCTCGTGCTGGCGACGCTCGGGGCGCTGGCGCTTCGGAACAACTGGGTCGACGTCATGACGATTCTGGCGCTCGGCTTCATCGGCTACTACATGCGCCAGTACAACTACTCGATGGTGGCGTTCGTCCTCGGCATCGTCCTCGGTCCCATCGCGGAGCAGAACCTGCTCCGCTCGCTCCAGCTGTCGGGCGGATCGCTGATGATCTTCGTCAACGAACCGCTCCCGCTCATGCTGGTCGTCGCCATCGTCGTCATCCTCGTCGGGCCGTTCGTCGGCCCGCGGATCCGCCGGGCGGTCAGTAGCTAG
- a CDS encoding tripartite tricarboxylate transporter TctB family protein gives MVQEKFENLTSEHALLVFLVVVSGFMVARSFQWSRTTAIFPQFVGSATLIGALLLLARDYLPEPLHTVVTGSTSITGGGQSDEMRAEKEAEAGEHRESNVPDRPVPPALFTGILVTLYIGLSFLFSMFIVTPLFVVAYLVWFERPWYMIVFLTALSIVLAYAFAQILIVPVDRGVFVGDLLYISLPGVP, from the coding sequence ATGGTTCAAGAGAAATTCGAGAATCTAACCAGCGAACACGCCCTGCTGGTGTTCCTGGTCGTTGTCTCCGGGTTCATGGTGGCGCGGTCGTTTCAGTGGAGCCGGACGACAGCTATCTTCCCCCAGTTCGTCGGCTCAGCGACGTTGATCGGGGCTCTACTGTTGTTGGCACGGGACTACCTCCCCGAACCGCTCCACACCGTCGTAACGGGGTCGACATCGATTACCGGCGGCGGACAGAGCGACGAGATGCGTGCCGAGAAGGAAGCGGAGGCCGGGGAGCATCGGGAGAGCAACGTTCCCGACCGGCCGGTACCGCCGGCGCTGTTTACTGGTATCCTCGTGACGCTGTATATCGGGCTGAGCTTCCTGTTCTCGATGTTCATCGTGACGCCGCTGTTCGTGGTCGCGTATCTCGTCTGGTTCGAGCGACCGTGGTACATGATCGTCTTCCTGACCGCGCTCTCGATCGTGTTGGCCTACGCGTTCGCACAGATCCTCATCGTCCCCGTCGACCGAGGCGTCTTCGTGGGCGACCTCCTCTACATCAGCCTGCCGGGGGTTCCGTAG